The Ignavibacteriales bacterium region ACAAATCACTTGTGATAGTGGTTGTATTATCAATCGTTTTCTTCATTGATACCATAAAATCGTCCACACCCAAGGACGGGACTGTTTGAACGATATCATTGTTTTCTATTTCCTTTTCTCCGCCTGTGCCGGGATACATAATGATCGTTTTATTCCCCATAAGACCCTCCGAGCCAATACCTGCGACCGCATCCTTCTTTATAAACTTACGAGTGCTTTCATCAATGAGTATTTCTACTCTCACGGAGGTATCGCTCACGATACTAATCATGTCTACAGTTCCCACATTTATTCCTGAGAGCCGCACGTTATTTCCTGGCTGAAGTCCGGCAACATCCTTGAATACCCCGCTGATGCGAAATGTGCTTCTGAATAATTGCCGTCCTGCGCCGATAAAATATATTCCGACAATGAATACCATCATTCCAATAGAAATAAATATCCCCAATTTGATCTTATTGCTTGTATCTTTTCTCATTTTATCAGCTCTTTAAGTTTTGTAATCGATTATTCAAAAAACGACCGTATCCAGATATCTGTTGAATTCTTGAGCTCGTCGAATGATCCTTCAGCTTCACACATTCCATCTTTGATCACTACGATTCGATCTGCTGTGAGTCTTGCACATTCCATATCGTGTGTGATTACGACAGAAGAGGTATTATATTTTTGTTGTACTTCCAGAATGAGTTTGCTTATTTCTTTTGATGTAATGGGATCGAGTCCGGTTGTCGGTTCATCATACAGCATGATTTCCGGTTTCAGGATCAACGTTCTGGCCAATCCCAGCCGTTTACGCATACCGCCGGAAAGTTCTGTCGGCGTCTTATCGATTGCTTTCGCTAGACCTACATTCTCCAAAGCTTCTTTTATCATCGAGTCCATATTTTCTTTTGGTATTGAACGCTGCTGCCTTCTCAGCGGAAACTGAAGATTCTCCCTTACTGACATGGAATCATACAAGGCAGCACTTTGAAAGAGAAAACCAATCTTTTTACGTGTTTCAATGAGCTCCTTTTCCGAGAGTTGAGATATATCTTTTCCAAAAATAGCAAGCGAGCCATAGTCACAATCAAGCAATCCTACGATACATTTTATAAGTACTGATTTACCGGTTCCAGATTTTCCAAGGATAACGAGGTTCTCTCCTTTATGAATCACTAAATTAATATCCCGCAGCACGATATTATTCTCGAACGATTTCCTTAGATGCACCATCTCAACTACGATAGAATTGTTTTGCATAGAATCTTGATCGATATTTTTCGGTACTGCATTCTCTGTCATTCTTTTGCTTACTTGATTTAGTATTGATACAAACTTGTAAGTTGTACCGCTATCATATCTATTATAAAGACCAATAACGATGCGAATACGACGGCTGAGTTTGCCGCTTTTCCCACTCCTTCCGTTCCAGTATTTGCATAATAGCCTTTATAACATCCTATCAGACCGATTGCAAATCCGAAGAAAAATGTTTTGATGATCGCCGGGAGCAAATCGCTATATTCGAGACTCTGAAATACCTGCAAAAAGAAAAAGGAGGCACTGACATGTCCATTCAAGTTGACGCCGACAAATGATCCTAATAAACCAACGGCATCGGCCATCACCGCCAAGAGAGGAAGCATCAATGTTGCCGCGAGTACTCTTGTTACGACAAGAAATTTATACGGATTAGTACCCGATACCTGCATCGCATCGATCTGTTCGGTCACCTTCATTGATGCCAGTTCTGCACCAATTCCGGAACCAACTTTCCCGGCAAAAATCAAACCCGTGATCACCGGTCCTATTTCCCGTATGAGGGATATGGCGACCATCGCAGGCAGCATGGAAACCGCGCCAAACTTATTCAAAGTGGGTCGTGACTGAATAGTAAACACTAGCCCAATGATAAAGCCGGTAATAGCAACCAACGGAAAAGACTTGTAGCCGATCAGAAACGATTGTTTCAACAGTTCATTGAACTCATAGGGAGGCTTCAACACTTCTTTGAAAAAGCGCAATGTAAAAGATGCCAGCGACGATACTTCGATAAAGAATTTTCCAAATATCGACGCTAAAAAATCCTCTTCAATTTTTTCACGGGTGATCGATCTTATTTTTATTTTAGGTTCCATTGTTCGTCATGTCTTTCAATATCTCAATAATCCATCCAGCGGCTCAATAATTTCTCAATCATAGAAAGAATCGTTTAGGGCGATCCAGTGATCTTCCAGCATTCCCATCCAGAATGGTTGGGTACGTGTTTTGATCGTCCGAAACGGGACGGCTTGTAGTACACTTCTACTCCCCGGTTCATATCGGGCTGGATGAACTCAGGGATACTGGAGCAATCGCAGTGTTCGCGAGAAGCCGCCGGATATTCTTTCACCTTGGACAGAGACCGATTGTAGATTGTGTCAACAGTTCGAACGTATGTTTGCACGATGCTTGCATCGTACGTTGCAACGCTCACAGCGGTATACACTGTTGCGGCGAGTGTGTCAAAAGCATCGCGTGCAAACTTTTTCGTCCAAGCTTCAATTGTTTCATTAGACGCAGCAGAATCCGATTGTCCGAATGATGGAATGGTGAAATACGAAAGATGAAGATTATCCGGCGACGCGACAATATACCGCGCATAGGGTGCGATTGCAGATATTGTGTACGGCGTGCCATTGTAGCATGTCGAAAGAACAACAAGGTCGAATGGGCGGTGCGCACCCTGAAATTCCCGCAAACACTCGGCAAGCGTATCGACCGTGAATGGTCTATCTGCATAAGACGCATTGTAGTCTTCGCCGTCGAATTCCGGGATTTCATGTCCGAAAAAGAACACAATTTTTTTCACATCCTTCCCTTCGGCTGTATGAAAGCGCCTGTACATTTCAGTTTCGTATCCAAAGGATGAGTTGCGCTCATCCCGCCAATACCGTTCGTGAACATCGAGCCGACCGTTTCTGTAGTAGAAAAATTCACCGTCGCGCTGCGGGAAGAACACGAACGTGTGTCTTTTTCGTTTTTCATGAAAAATGAAAACTTCGGTATGAAGGTTACCTTCTGCAATCGACCGTGCTTTTAATACCGTTACTTCATCCGCATTGCGCGGCTTGCCGAATGCATCGTGATAGAGATAATCTCCGTCTCCGTGTATGAAAAAAACGAGCGAATACTTCAGCAGGCCATCAGGGCGTCGACCATGCGGCACGTCATACTGCAGAGCCGGTTCCGTACTACACGACAAAAGCATTATGGTGAACAGAGGACAAGTGGCTCGATAGGCATATGCCCAATGCCATCGCAAGACTTTCATAAGTGATCGAATGGGCTGACATTTCATAGAAGGCCGTTCGTAATTGTCTGGTTGATGAGTTTACTTATTTCTTTTTCCCCGGCACAAACAATGTCCCGCTCATGATGATCAGCCCGACATCAGCTACTTTTTCTTATGTCCCAAAGCAGAAACTGGTATTAAACAGCCATCACAAACCGAATGACCTGAACGTTGATTCCGGATGTTTTGATGATACCTTACCTACTTTGTTCACCGTTTCAGTTTTCGCGTTAATTTATCGGCTTCGTCTTTAACGATATCTATTGTTTCGGTTATGTTTTCCATTAAATCATCTGCTTTGGACTTGAGTTCATTCATATAGTCGGCAGTGGTGTTGACAATTTTTTTCCTCGTGTGTTTGCCTTGAGCCGGTGCGAACAACATACCCACCACGGCTCCCCCCGCAAACAATCCGAGCCCGCTCCAAAAAACCTTAGCTGAATTCATAGTCATTACCTTTCTTTGGTTCGTTCATTGACATCCTATCGTTCTTTTGTTGTTGTATTAATTGTCTTCTCAAGTTAGCAACATCGTCCCGCACTGATTCAATTCTCTGCGTCATCGTGTCGACCAGTTCATCAACAGTATTTTGTATTTCATTATCAAATGTGTTTGCTTTATGAGCAATTCTTTTACGCGTGACCGATCCTTTTGCCGGGGCGAACAGTACACCCATCAAGGCTCCAGCCGCCATTGCTCCTATGAATACTCTCATTGATACCATAATGCTCTCCTTTCCCATTGATTTAAAAAATGTGACTATGAAGCCCCAGTCACAATCAACTGCAGTATCCCTCCATGGAAAATCGGGACTGCAGAATTGGATGATATTGCTGTCATCCGTCCTGACTATACTAATAAATTCAAGATCAACTTTTTTACCGTCATCCAACTTGCCGGGCAACGCATCATACCTCAGGGGCGAAGTTACTTAGCTGATAAAGGTCAGCATAGTCGATCTTTTTTGTATGGGCAGATCCCAATTCTTATCGCAGAAGCAGCACAACGAGAACGATGATCAGGATCAGCGCGAGGAGGCTGATTGATATCCCTTCAGCTTGCTCCACATCCTGGGCCGTATAATCAGCAAACGCATTAAGCTGCTCATCGGGTACGCGTGTATAACCTTCGGCTCCCGAGAGTTCCTTCTGCTTTTCCTGAATCGATGATTCGAAACGGATGATCGCTTTCCGATCGTTCTCAGAAATCAGCGGCGACCGCTGGACTGCAACGAGCGAACGAGACATTGCAGAAAGAGATGTGCTGAGAATTTCTCGCTTCTCTTGCGGACTGGATGCTGCTTTCACACGAAGAGCTGCATCGTTGAAATATTTTTTAAATTCATCTCTTCCCTGTCCGTACCCTATTCCAACAAAAAGACAAACCATGACAGTATATGCAAATACATTGCGCAGTGACATTCGATTACCCTTTCATATCACGAATGAATAAAAAGTTGACTATCTCACTAACCAGGTACCATGACTCATAAAACAAATAACATTGTAATAAAGATACTACTTCAATGATGAAACGTAATCGTCCAAAGGGATGAAAAAGGAATTAACCCTTTGGGGTTAGCTGACGCACAGCTAACCGATAACTGCAAGCAGGAGAAGGGAAAGAAGCTCATTGAGACACTGTTTACTCCTTTCCCCTCTCAAAAGACCATACTTGATCCCGATATCTATCGGGATTCAGATAGGCAACTCTGCTCTATCCTCACTTCATTAAGACCAGCTTCTTCACCGAAACGAAGGATCCTGATTCCAGACGATAGAAATACACACCGCTTGCAAGACTGAGTCGTTCCTCGCTTGTATTGAATGGCACGGTGTAACTGCCGGCTTCCTGGCGAGTGTTCACGAGCGTAGCAACTTCCCCACCAAGCATATTGAAAATCTTTAGAGAAACCATTCCAGCCTTCTCAAGACTGTATTGAATCTTCGTGGATGGATTGAATGGATTGGGATAGTTCTGCGAGAGCGTGAATTTTTGCGGTGCTGCTCCTGTCTCAACAGCAGTTGCTGTCGCCGGCTGAGTGACAGCATTGGCATCTAATGTAACCGCAGTCTGTGCCAACATTCTACCATTGATTGATGCACCGGTGTTCAGTGCAATAAGCGTTTGACACATTATGATTCCCTCGAAGTGCGAGGTTGTACCAAGCGTCACTTGTCCAGCGACCTGCCAGAATATGTTCTTGGCCTGTGCACCACCGCTCAATATAACAGCCTTCGCATTAGCGAGTGTAATATCTCCTGATGTCTGGAAAATCCAAATATCGTTTTGTCCACCGGAAATAGTTACATCCGTTAGTATTACAATACTGGTAGTCCATTTGTAAACCCCAGGAGTGAGTGTTTTCCCGCCAATACTTCCAGTACCCAGTTCTGTAGAATCAGGAGCCCTGCCTGCGGCGTCTGTGTATGCAGTGAGCATGTCACCTACAGCTGTTGTTAAGATTGTTGGAGTTGGAGGATCATAATCTGCTGCGTATATTTTTCCCGTCACGAGAGACGATATCGCAAATGTCGTCGGAGGGGCTGTTATTCCAAATCCGGTGATGAAACTCGCAGCGGCTGGGCTCAGTGCAATATCACCGACTATTGCGGTAGTTCCGGTGGATGAGATTCCTGTCTTTGCTAGAATCACATAATTACCGGCTGTTCCCAGGTTTACCTGTGCCGGGCCTAATTGAGACACGGCGACGGCATACACCATCAAGATAATCGTCAACGTCGAGCCGAACAGGCGTACCCATCGACTTAGTTTATTTATGGAATTTGTTGTTTTCATAAAATTCTCCTGTAATTAATAAAAGAAAAATAGTTTTGTTTGCTTTCCACTAGGCTTTGTTTGATTATACACCTTCCTTTCGTATAAATTTTTCGTCCAGATTGTCAAATCCGGCACTTCGAGAAGAGTATTATTTCTCTGCTGAATGTGATAGAGATATACTCATAATTTCATAAGAAGGTAATAGGTCTAAAGGATGAAAAAGGGACTAATCCTTTAGTTGTTAGCGGATACATCACAAAACGATAATAGCAAACATAAAGTAGGGAAAGAAGCTCAGTGAGACACTGTTTCCTCCTTCCCTACTCATCCCCGAAGGAATCCTTTGAATAAATCATATGTGATCCCGGTAACTCTCGAAGCTCTAAACGGTTCCGCTGTGCGCTTACTTTATGAGAACGAATTTCTTAACCGAAACGAAAGATCCGGATTCTCCCGAAGGGATGGCATTCGCCACAAGACGGTAGAAGTACACACCGCTCGCAAAGCTGAGTCTTCCCTCGTTGGTATTAAACGATACACTGTAACTGCCGGCTTCCTGATGGGAGTTTACGAGCGTAACAATTTCATCGCCAAGCAAATTGTAAACCTTTAGGGAGACCATACCGGCATTCTTGATACTGTATTGAATCTTCGTAGATGGGTTGAACGGATTTGGATAATTCTGCGAAAGTGAAAATTCTGTTGGCGCCGATCCAATTTCTACAGCAGTCGTACTTGCCGGCCTGACGATTGTACTAGATGCTATTGTAACCGCAGCAATACGTGCCAAAGCTCTGCCATCCAG contains the following coding sequences:
- a CDS encoding MlaD family protein; this translates as MRKDTSNKIKLGIFISIGMMVFIVGIYFIGAGRQLFRSTFRISGVFKDVAGLQPGNNVRLSGINVGTVDMISIVSDTSVRVEILIDESTRKFIKKDAVAGIGSEGLMGNKTIIMYPGTGGEKEIENNDIVQTVPSLGVDDFMVSMKKTIDNTTTITSDLSKITKNIQLGKGTIGRLLMDQSMSQNVDSTFTNLKNGSAGFKILMEKVNDIDDALASLKQTTENTANITSDLSKISHNMESGKGTIGKLLMDSTAGDGTIGRLLMDSTAGKNFDSLFINLKEGTAGLKTLIEKAHNSWLLW
- a CDS encoding ATP-binding cassette domain-containing protein — encoded protein: MTENAVPKNIDQDSMQNNSIVVEMVHLRKSFENNIVLRDINLVIHKGENLVILGKSGTGKSVLIKCIVGLLDCDYGSLAIFGKDISQLSEKELIETRKKIGFLFQSAALYDSMSVRENLQFPLRRQQRSIPKENMDSMIKEALENVGLAKAIDKTPTELSGGMRKRLGLARTLILKPEIMLYDEPTTGLDPITSKEISKLILEVQQKYNTSSVVITHDMECARLTADRIVVIKDGMCEAEGSFDELKNSTDIWIRSFFE
- a CDS encoding ABC transporter permease, which produces MEPKIKIRSITREKIEEDFLASIFGKFFIEVSSLASFTLRFFKEVLKPPYEFNELLKQSFLIGYKSFPLVAITGFIIGLVFTIQSRPTLNKFGAVSMLPAMVAISLIREIGPVITGLIFAGKVGSGIGAELASMKVTEQIDAMQVSGTNPYKFLVVTRVLAATLMLPLLAVMADAVGLLGSFVGVNLNGHVSASFFFLQVFQSLEYSDLLPAIIKTFFFGFAIGLIGCYKGYYANTGTEGVGKAANSAVVFASLLVFIIDMIAVQLTSLYQY
- a CDS encoding YtxH domain-containing protein, which gives rise to MNSAKVFWSGLGLFAGGAVVGMLFAPAQGKHTRKKIVNTTADYMNELKSKADDLMENITETIDIVKDEADKLTRKLKR
- a CDS encoding YtxH domain-containing protein; amino-acid sequence: MVSMRVFIGAMAAGALMGVLFAPAKGSVTRKRIAHKANTFDNEIQNTVDELVDTMTQRIESVRDDVANLRRQLIQQQKNDRMSMNEPKKGNDYEFS
- a CDS encoding ice-binding family protein — its product is MKTTNSINKLSRWVRLFGSTLTIILMVYAVAVSQLGPAQVNLGTAGNYVILAKTGISSTGTTAIVGDIALSPAAASFITGFGITAPPTTFAISSLVTGKIYAADYDPPTPTILTTAVGDMLTAYTDAAGRAPDSTELGTGSIGGKTLTPGVYKWTTSIVILTDVTISGGQNDIWIFQTSGDITLANAKAVILSGGAQAKNIFWQVAGQVTLGTTSHFEGIIMCQTLIALNTGASINGRMLAQTAVTLDANAVTQPATATAVETGAAPQKFTLSQNYPNPFNPSTKIQYSLEKAGMVSLKIFNMLGGEVATLVNTRQEAGSYTVPFNTSEERLSLASGVYFYRLESGSFVSVKKLVLMK